One Myxococcaceae bacterium JPH2 genomic window, GACGGGAAACCTGAGGTGGGGCCCTTGCACCGCACATGGACGTGGGCACATTCTTCCCAGCGGCTTCACCGTCGGAGGTGAGCGATGCTTTCCATCCAGGAGCATGGAACGGTGGAAGAAGCGAGCAACAACCTGCTCGACTTCATCCTCCTGCCGGACAACTGGCTCGCGGCATCCTTGGCGAGCCCCCGCCCGCAGGCCTGGCCTGCACCAGACATCCAATACCAACGTCGCGTCGGCCCGCTGCGCATCTGCGCCTCGGTCGACGTAGCGCCCTCGCTGGACGTCGTGTTGCACATCGCCTTCCGAGCACCCGGCCTCACACCCGTGAAGGCCGCGGACCACCTCGAGGATTTCCTCAAGCAACGCCTGCCGCTCACCCCGAACACCGAGTGGCAGGTGGAGGTGGACGAGCGCCGGTGGATCCACTTCACGCGGCGCTACGTCAGCGCGCACCTGAAGGCCTGAGCCGGCGCGCTATCGCTGCAGGCGGAAGTGCCGCAGCGGGTGTGCCACGTTCTTCACGGGCGTCTCCGTGAGCGGACCGAACTGAAGCTTCTGAATGAAGGGCTCGCGCGAGGTCCGCAACGCCTCGCGCGCGCTCTCCATCACCAGCGTCTCGCGGAAGCCCGCGAGCGACTGGAGGCGCGCGGTCTGGTTCATCCCGCTGGAGAACGCCGTGTAGTTGCGGTTGGGACCGAACAGGCCGCAGTTGGCGTTCGCCAGGTTCACGCCCACCGCCACGCCCAGCCCGGGCAGCTTCACGCGCTCGCACAGCGCGGCCACTTCCTCGCGCGCGCCCATGGCGGTGGTGAGGTCCTGGATGTCGCACGCGGCGCGGAGCGCGGCCTCGGCGCGGCGCACCCGGTCTCCCTGGAAGAAGGGCGGACCGAACAGACCGATGACGCAATCACCCACCATCTTGTCGAAGACGCCGCCGTGCTCCCAGATGCAGCCCACGGCGCGCTCGCTCCACTCGTCCACGAAGCGGCCGATGCTGCGCGGGCTGTCGAAGCCTTGCTCGCAGATGCGCGTGAAGCCGTTGATGTCCGCGAACAGGATGCCGACCTCCTGGTCCTGCGCCCGCAGGTGCTGCGCGTAGTCGGGGTCCTGGAGGAGCGCGTTGATGACGCCCGTGGGGAAGAACTGCGACAGGTGGATGCGCTCGCGGTGGTAGTCCAGCAGGCGCTGGCTGAGCGTGGAGGCCAGCACCCGGATGAGGTCCATCGTGTAGGCGGAGAAGCCGTCGTCGCTCCAGACGACAATCTTCCCCAGCGGCTCGCTGCCCGCGGCGGCGGCGATGAGCACCGCCTCGGTGGTGCGCCCGGGGAACAGCGTCCGCAGCACGCCCGGCTCGCCGGACAACAGCCGCGTGCCGTGCTCGCGCAGCACCTGCTCCAACGGGGCACTGGGCTGCTCGCCGCTCTCGTACTCCAGATGGCCGTGGCGGTACGTGCGGTAGTGCAGCTCCTGCGGGCGCACGGCGTCGCGGTACAGCAGGAGGAAGCCCGGCAGCCGCACGCGCTGCGACAGCGTCAGCACCGCCTGATCCATGCCCGCCTCGAACACGGGGTTGGCCAGGTGCTGGTTGCAGTGGAGGATGAGCTGGTGCTTCTCCGACGCGGTGTGCACGAGCACCAGCACCGTGTCGAGCTCCTCCGCGATGGCGTCCAGCATGCGCAGCCTCCGCCCGACGAGCTCGCCATCTCCCGCGTCTCCCGCGAAGCGCAGGCCCAGCGTGCCCACCCGCGTTCCGGCCACGTCCAGCGCCTGCGTGACGAGCGTGTCCGCGTCCAGCCGCCGCGCGCCCTCGGGCCCCTGCAACAGCGTGCCGGGGAAGCGGTCGCCCCAGTCGCCCTCGCTCCAGGTCTGCTCTTGGAGTTCCTCGTCGCGCGTGGTGACCGCGACGGCCTTCGCGCCCGTGAGCGCGAGGACGGACGGGAAGCAGCGGCGGAAGGTGCGCGTCAGGTTCTCGCGCTCGCGCAGGCTCTCCTCCAGCAGCGCGTCCACGGCGCGGCTCAGCTCGCGCAAGGCCTTGTACTCCTCCACGGACAGGTCGGCGGTCAGGGACGAGAGGGTGGGAGCATGGCGCATGGGCGCCCTTCTACCGCCGAGGCCCCCCGCTGTCACAAACGGGGGACGTGCCGCTGCCCGCCCACCACCGCGCCACCCGACACCTCGATGAGCCAGCCGCCCTCGTGGCCTGCTTCCGTCGACGAGCCCGCGCCGAACAGGTGCGGGCGGTCCGCCGTGGCGGGCAGGTGATAGCGCTGGTGGATGTGGCCATGCAGCACGGCGAAGCGAGGCCCGCGCAACAGGCCCAGCAGCGCGTCCGCGTCACGCAGTCCGTGGAGAAAGTGGTCCGGCTTGTCCTCCGCCGTCCGAGGCGCGTGATGCACCGCCACGAGCAGCGCGCGACGGGCCAGCCGGGAGTCCGCCACCACGGCCGCCAGCCCCTCGAGCTGCGCCTTCCCGACGTAGCCCCCGGCAATCCCGGGCGCGGGCGGCACGCGCGCCGAGCACAGCCCCACGACGGCGGCGCCCTCTCCCACCAACCGCACGAACGGATACGCCCCCTCCCGGCGATGCTCGGGCAGGTCGCTCTCCATCAGGTGTCCGAAGTGGCGCGCGAAGCGACCCGCGCGTTGGCTGCCCGGCGTGAAGACATCGTGGTTGCCGGGGATGACCGTGCAGCGCCGAGGGTCCGCGGCGAGCGAGCCCAGCGCGGAGCGCGCCCCCTGGAACTCGGCCTCCAGGGCATAGGCGGTGAGGTCTCCCGAGAGGATGAAGTGCTCTGCCCCGAGCGCGCGCGTATCGGCGGCCAGCGTGGCGAGCGTGCGCCGTGCGTGTCGGTACGCTCGCGCGCGTCCTCCCACCGACAGCTCCGCGAGCGCGAGCCACCGCCGCCACCCCAGCTTGCGCCAGGGCAAGGCGAGGTAGTCCTCGGTGATGTGGACATCGGAGCAGTG contains:
- a CDS encoding adenylate/guanylate cyclase domain-containing protein, with the translated sequence MRHAPTLSSLTADLSVEEYKALRELSRAVDALLEESLRERENLTRTFRRCFPSVLALTGAKAVAVTTRDEELQEQTWSEGDWGDRFPGTLLQGPEGARRLDADTLVTQALDVAGTRVGTLGLRFAGDAGDGELVGRRLRMLDAIAEELDTVLVLVHTASEKHQLILHCNQHLANPVFEAGMDQAVLTLSQRVRLPGFLLLYRDAVRPQELHYRTYRHGHLEYESGEQPSAPLEQVLREHGTRLLSGEPGVLRTLFPGRTTEAVLIAAAAGSEPLGKIVVWSDDGFSAYTMDLIRVLASTLSQRLLDYHRERIHLSQFFPTGVINALLQDPDYAQHLRAQDQEVGILFADINGFTRICEQGFDSPRSIGRFVDEWSERAVGCIWEHGGVFDKMVGDCVIGLFGPPFFQGDRVRRAEAALRAACDIQDLTTAMGAREEVAALCERVKLPGLGVAVGVNLANANCGLFGPNRNYTAFSSGMNQTARLQSLAGFRETLVMESAREALRTSREPFIQKLQFGPLTETPVKNVAHPLRHFRLQR
- a CDS encoding metallophosphoesterase codes for the protein MRFLHCSDVHITEDYLALPWRKLGWRRWLALAELSVGGRARAYRHARRTLATLAADTRALGAEHFILSGDLTAYALEAEFQGARSALGSLAADPRRCTVIPGNHDVFTPGSQRAGRFARHFGHLMESDLPEHRREGAYPFVRLVGEGAAVVGLCSARVPPAPGIAGGYVGKAQLEGLAAVVADSRLARRALLVAVHHAPRTAEDKPDHFLHGLRDADALLGLLRGPRFAVLHGHIHQRYHLPATADRPHLFGAGSSTEAGHEGGWLIEVSGGAVVGGQRHVPRL